The following are encoded together in the Vigna unguiculata cultivar IT97K-499-35 chromosome 2, ASM411807v1, whole genome shotgun sequence genome:
- the LOC114173664 gene encoding LYR motif-containing protein At3g19508 gives MEKALRAYAEVLRLVRLLPKDTRAYYAKYARENFVNYRETDPSDVSYLFQRTYDHSLWVLHKYSIDESVADKLKGICCS, from the exons ATGGAGAAAGCTTTGAGAGCGTACGCAGAGGTTCTGAGACTGGTGAGGCTCTTGCCAAAGGACACCAGGGCTTACTACGCCAAGTATGCCCGCGAGAACTTTGTCAATTACCGCGAAACCGACCCTTCTGATGTCTCTTACCTCTTTCAACGCACCTACGATCACTCTCTATGGGTTCTTCACAAG TATTCCATTGATGAATCTGTAGCGGATAAGCTGAAAGGGATATGCTGCAGTTGA
- the LOC114173663 gene encoding alpha-L-fucosidase 2-like, whose amino-acid sequence MEAEARRSSDLKIRFREEGGKHWTDALPIGNGRLGAMIYGRRHSETIHLNEDTLYTGTPADYTNSKAPQALSLVRNLVNRQQYPQATAAASALTGSNPSEAYQLLADIRLDFDYSHLTGAQQTYQRELDLDTATVKVSYSVGDVQFKREHFASYPDQVIVTNISATQNARLSFTLSLDSKMSNQTYVNGTNQIIMKGACRGKRLSPHLQHRAQDTPQGIQFTAILDLKIGGANGVISVLDDNKLKVEASDWAVLLLVASSSFSGPFTPPSDSKRDPTSECFSILSSISNLSYSDLYARHLNDYQELFHRVSLKLMRSTQLNMSEDSSLELKTLTPTLANLSLVDSGTQVSTSDRVKSFQTDEDPSLVELLFQYGRYLLISSSRPGTQVANLQGIWNKDLEPVWDGAPHLNINLEMNYWPALPCNLSECQEPLFDYISSLSVNGSKTAYVNYQASGWVAHSKSDIWARTSAGHGDVLWALWPMGGAWLCTHLWEHYAYTLDKDFLEYKAYPIMEGCVSFLLSWLIEGNEGYLETNPSTSPEHSFIAPNGEPACVSQSSTMDVAIIHEVFSTFLSAAEVIGKTKDNIVRKVCKAQPRLRPLYIAQDGSIMEWVKDFKDPEVHHRHLSHLFGLFPGHTITFEQTPALFEAAEKSLYKRGEEGPGWSTTWKTACWARLQNSSNAYKMIKRLINLVDPDHEIPFQGGLYSNLFTAHPPFQIDANFGFAAAVAEMLVQSTLSDLFLLPALPWEKWPNGSLKGLKARGGTTVSICWREGDLQEFGVWSEDQTRTTMRKRIHYKGTMVTADLMTGVFYRFNGQLKCLNSCSLSEMTSS is encoded by the exons ATGGAAGCGGAAGCGCGTAGAAGTTCGGACTTGAAGATTAGGTTTAGAGAAGAAGGTGGGAAGCACTGGACTGATGCGCTCCCCATTGGCAATGGACGCCTCGGAGCTATGATCTACGGCCGCCGCCATTCCGAAACAATCCACCTCAACg AGGACACGCTCTACACCGGGACACCCGCGGACTACACTAATTCTAAAGCTCCACAAGCCCTTTCTCTGGTTAGAAACCTCGTTAACCGTCAACAATATCCACAAGCCACTGCTGCTGCTTCTGCCTTAACAGGATCAAATCCATCCGAA GCCTACCAACTTCTCGCCGATATCAGATTGGACTTCGATTATTCACATCTCACCGGCGCCCAACAAACTTACCAGAGGGAGCTGGACTTGGACACTGCTACTGTCAAGGTCAGCTATTCCGTTGGAGATGTTCAGTTCAAAAGGGagcactttgcctcctatccggaTCAAGTCATTGTCACTAACATTTCCGCCACTCAAAATGCCAGACTTTCATTCACGCTTTCTCTGGACAGCAAAATGAGTAATCAAACCTACGTAAATGGCACCAATCAGATTATAATGAAGGGAGCGTGTCGTGGTAAAAGGTTATCACCTCATCTCCAACACAGGGCACAAGATACTCCCCAGGGAATTCAATTCACGGCAATTCTTGATTTGAAGATTGGTGGTGCAAACGGCGTCATCAGTGTTTTGGACGACAACAAGTTGAAGGTTGAGGCTTCAGATTGGGCTGTTTTACTTCTCGTTGCTTCCTCCTCCTTCAGTGGCCCATTCACACCACCTTCAGATTCTAAAAGGGATCCTACTTCTGAGTGTTTCAGTATATTGAGCTCAATAAGCAATTTATCATATTCTGACCTTTATGCGCGCCATTTAAATGACTATCAAGAACTTTTTCACCGGGTATCTCTGAAGCTTATGAGAAGCACCCAGCTGAATATGTCAGAAGACAGCTCTTTGGAACTGAAGACGCTCACGCCAACCTTAGCTAATTTGTCTCTAGTGGACAGTGGAACACAAGTTTCAACCTCTGACAGGGTGAAATCATTTCAGACTGATGAAGATCCATCCTTGGTGGAGCTTCTATTTCAATATGGTCGGTATTTGCTTATTTCTTCTTCGCGTCCTGGAACTCAGGTGGCAAACCTACAGGGAATTTGGAACAAAGATCTGGAGCCTGTTTGGGA TGGAGCTCCTCACTTGAACATCAATCTTGAAATGAACTATTGGCCTGCTCTTCCTTGCAATCTTAGCGAGTGTCAAGAACCCTTGTTTGATTATATTTCCTCTCTGTCTGTGAATGGCAGTAAAACAGCATAT GTGAATTACCAAGCAAGTGGGTGGGTGGCACATAGTAAATCAGATATATGGGCAAGAACATCAGCAGGTCATGGTGATGTTCTGTGGGCCTTATGGCCAATGGGTGGAGCATGGCTTTGTACCCATCTATGGGAGCACTATGCTTACACTTTGGATAAG GATTTCCTTGAATATAAAGCATATCCCATAATGGAAGGATGTGTCTCATTCCTGTTGAGCTGGCTGATAGAAGGCAATGAAGGATATCTTGAAACTAATCCTTCAACTTCCCCTGAACATAGTTTTATTGCTCCAAACGGTGAGCCTGCATGTGTAAGCCAGTCATCCACAATGGATGTGGCAATCATACATGAAGTTTTCTCTACATTTCTTTCTGCTGCTGAG GTGATAGGAAAAACAAAGGACAATATTGTCAGAAAAGTTTGTAAAGCTCAACCAAGGTTACGTCCACTCTATATTGCCCAAGATGGTTCCATTATGGAATGG GTGAAAGATTTCAAGGATCCAGAGGTACATCACCGGCACCTTTCACATCTATTTGGTCTATTTCCAGGGCATACAATTACTTTTGAGCAAACTCCAGCCCTGTTTGAAGCTGCTGAGAAAAGCCTCTATAAACGAG GAGAGGAAGGTCCTGGGTGGTCAACCACATGGAAAACTGCTTGCTGGGCACGTCTACAGAACAGTTCGAATGCATATAAGATGATTAAGCGCTTGATAAACTTGGTGGATCCGGATCATGAGATACCGTTTCAAGGTGGACTTTACAGCAACCTGTTTACAGCACACCCACCATTTCAGATAGATGCCAACTTCGG TTTTGCAGCGGCAGTTGCCGAAATGCTTGTGCAGAGTACATTGAGTGATCTTTTCTTACTTCCTGCTCTTCCCTGGGAGAAATGGCCAAATGGGTCCTTGAAAGGCTTGAAGGCTCGCGGAGGAACAACAGTTAGCATATGCTGGAGAGAAGGGGATCTTCAGGAGTTTGGTGTATGGTCCGAGGACCAAACAAGAACAACTATGAGAAAAAGAATACACTATAAAGGAACCATGGTCACCGCAGACTTAATGACTGGAGTTTTTTACAGGTTCAACGGACAGTTGAAGTGTTTGAACTCATGCTCCCTTTCAGAAATGACGTCTTCTTGA